The DNA window TTCATATAATTgatacctggtaggatagaggttgcaatgggAATGTTTTAATCATATGCACTTACAGGCCGGGATGCATGAAATTTTAGTATAGTTCGATACGCGTTACGATCATCATTAGAAAGAGATCGCGAGGGGGGTGGAAGTGACtttttgtagatatttacatttaaagcggttatgttgttggttttttcGACGCTGGTCAATATACGCAGTAATCAATTAATTTTCCGATTAGCTTTCCGCCAGAATTTTCGCAACAATTCCAGACACTGATGCCggtacacaaaacaaacaacaaatatacacaaatgaaaGCACTTACTATTATAAAATAAGTTCACGAAGTCTACTTCAAGTTTTTACTAAGACTTATCACAGCTATattataaaacttacaaaaaagttaacttacatgtaacatataagTTGTAATCGTAATCGTGTGGGGTCGCTGATTTTAGGGCGCGCAcccaaaataaatgttattgtatgtattgtaccATGTCATGTCACCGTGTGTGCAGATATACAAAATCGTTTACCCACGTACAGATGAAGAGCCCTTCAACTTTCACCGTAAATCCCGTCTACACAGATCTACATACTGTGACAGACACTTTAGACCGTCTACACAGATCTACATACTGTGACAGACACTTTAGACCATTATAGAatgttctatagtggtctgagcagATCTAGACTCTTTGGTGGGAGAGATATGGGAAACCGGTGAGGTAAATCGGTACTTACTCGCACTCGGAGTGAGCCACCAGCGGTGAACATGGGAAACAGCTACGAAGATATATAAGAACTGAGACTGGTATTACTCAAGTCGCAGGGCAATAGAAATAGCAGGGTTGGTATTGTCTGTTTCGCAATCTTATATGTATGTGCTTTTACGTCATTTTGTAAAACCAATGTACAATGATGTTAGTAAATAACAACAGCAAAAACGAATATGTACAAGCATATCCCCTCCCCGATCAGAGGGATTCTTTCttatcaacaggtggttgtttATACTATGACGGCTTATTTCTGTATCTCTACCATTCATTGTACATTGACTTTCTCTGTCTTTTACGTTGTGTTTTTATCTAGTTGTTCATTACTGATGGAATCGTTGTGTGGTAATCGTTGTGTATTCTATAGAAGATACTGAAACTTACAGGTACGCTATACATTATAAGTttgttaattattttgtattcaaaAACATACTGAAACATACTTGTGctgaaacatttttatacttttttagAAAGTTTAATTTTTGTGTAGGTGTTAGCCTACCTGTACACTTGAGAACGGCTACTCCCCGGGCTACTCCTGCTCCTACTGCTGAGTCCGTACCCTAGAGCGAACATTCGAAAATTCAAAACGTCAGTtcggatagcggaatagtgtagcgatagccgttctcaagtctacaggtaggctacggGGTACGCTTTCAACTTCCGAGATTTTCTTTAAAAGAAGTCTTATGTCATCAttataatgtaaacatgatttGCAGTCTGTTTCAACATAAATGACCATTCGCCATATTTGGTAAGGGTAAACATTACACCTGTAAAACATACTTGAGTTGTGACGAAACAGGGGTGCGggttaatatttgataaatattaactttatttcgtttgaatattcataaacgAGACAAAACGACGAGGAAGGCTGGCGGTGAAGTAACGGACACCAGTTACTTGAATTGAACCAACGAAATAGGACCAACCAGAAATACCAAGTCAAGTTTTATATTAGTGAgccaaaatattacaaaactaCGATCATGGCGAAGTACGAGTTCGATGAGGACGGTAACCGGAGCGGCGTATCGAAGTGTTGTGACCGTTGGCCATGGCCCAGTGTTATAACAACTTTGGTGATGATCGGCTCCACCATTTTATTCTGCATATGTCTTCACTATGCTACAGAAGAAACGGATCGACATTTCCGAAACACGGCAGCGGAGTACCAGATAAAACGTACCATCTACTGGGCCCAGATTGGTATATACTGTTTAACGGGACTAATGATGTTTGTTAGTTTTATCTTATTGTGTCTGGGGTGTTTGGCTTCTGGGTCCTACAGAAAAGAGTACGTGTGTCGTTTTCCGTCACGGGAATGTGGAATTTGTCAGATGATCACGTTCGGATTCGTCACGTATATTCTGTTTATTGGCTGGGTCGCTGTAGTTGCTATTTGCATGATCCCACTGTGGTTCTTTTCCATCGTTAGAAGCACACATTGTGGTGTACCTGGCGGCTGCATCGACCTCCGACAATTTGGTATGACTCCGTTCACAACACCTGACGATCAAGCTAGAGTATGTGGAACAAAGTTGGTGAACATCTGCAGAGATAATCCTTGGAACAAGTATCTTCTCGGTACAATTGCAGCTATTGCGTGTCTTACAATGATGTGCCATTATCTGATGATTTTTGCGGCAAATTATGCACACGTTAAGGACCGCTACAGACAAGCACGGTTCACCCAAGGTCGAAGCACAGCTATCTATAAAACAACGACGAGTCCTCAATATG is part of the Glandiceps talaboti chromosome 2, keGlaTala1.1, whole genome shotgun sequence genome and encodes:
- the LOC144446080 gene encoding neuronal membrane glycoprotein M6-b-like; this encodes MAKYEFDEDGNRSGVSKCCDRWPWPSVITTLVMIGSTILFCICLHYATEETDRHFRNTAAEYQIKRTIYWAQIGIYCLTGLMMFVSFILLCLGCLASGSYRKEYVCRFPSRECGICQMITFGFVTYILFIGWVAVVAICMIPLWFFSIVRSTHCGVPGGCIDLRQFGMTPFTTPDDQARVCGTKLVNICRDNPWNKYLLGTIAAIACLTMMCHYLMIFAANYAHVKDRYRQARFTQGRSTAIYKTTTSPQYGPDVIAMEDQDPTYTLSSHRSRSRDPIGYTPNNRDPLSYQM